A stretch of the Alosa alosa isolate M-15738 ecotype Scorff River chromosome 16, AALO_Geno_1.1, whole genome shotgun sequence genome encodes the following:
- the zeb1b gene encoding zinc finger E-box-binding homeobox 1b: protein MADGPRCKRRKQANPRRTSVSNYSAVVEGSSDSDDEDKLHIAEEEGSLPDGESVAPDDDPNGTVDPEDRWDEAVKEECVSDGDDERSRDALVEEILQSGDTAIIYPEAPEDEPSQGTPENNENGTPDAFSQLLTCPYCSRGYKRYASLKEHVKLRHEKSEDNYSCSQCSYTFNQRAQLDRHMSAHKNGRDQRHVTQSGGNRKFKCTECGKAFKYKHHLKEHLRIHSGEKPYECSNCKKRFSHSGSYSSHISSKKCIGLLSVNGRSRPLVPPGPDSSPTAVPRTLPAREKPAKPAVPREPISIAHIKAEPLESELKPSVPTVPAGANTTTTTTTAAAPVPAPLQLLLPTVGLVSPVSISLAQLQSLLKADPAGHVVGSANATGPLIQTISLPLLDQDGHAKILINYSLDPGPGAQTHAMLQLKKEAVAVATAPPTTAHNNPAHAPVCKPEREAEDLTLRKRKKSLDEEEQEKEEEEATKVAEAVVNGEERSPTAGATPVATATTPGEKSLQSVLKKATTGAGCRARPAREIGRSRKGDEAKRRTVPANTSPSGGDAASQSSDVDISPQLTPDPTPSCSRSPSPSPQAPAVSQSQPSSSPPSPGGPLNLSADGPIPCRGGLADGEGPLDLSLPKGVSAATTPNQASPPAMQDEPLNLTCAKKDATSSPITADCPSVPAAMAGPISLVATQLPMSTLVAISDQGGAKTILIPQLAYTYATPTGDTLPDQANHTQVLHVNGIKEEKMDVGVDGVSEEQNDSDSGAPRRKMRRTEGGQYACDLCDKIFQKSSSLLRHKYEHTGKRPHECGICSKAFKHKHHLIEHTRLHSGGLPVSRPSAKRFSRQPTAAWSRFSYCRKRAAREQRPDAGASPGARASEAGRPQQPGHRGTASAQEPTPTPDVSAMTVGEEDYPERNRIMSRFSAADPSHTCTWRRWSEVSACLSAERLCF, encoded by the exons taagtaACTACAGCGCTGTGGTGGAGGGCAGCTCGGATTCTGATGATGAGGACAAGCTGCACATCGCTGAGGAGGAAGGCAGCCTCCCCGATGGCGAGAGCGTTGCCCCCGACGACGACCCCAATGGAACTGTCGACCCCGAGGACAGGTGGGATGAAG cggtgaaggaggagtgtgtgtcagACGGAGATGATGAACGCAGCAGAGACGCTCTGGTGGAGGAGATTCTGCAGTCGGGCGACACGGCCATCATCTACCCCGAGGCGCCCGAGGACGAGCCATCACAGGGAACGCCAGAGAACAACGaaaatg gcactCCGGACGCGTTCTCCCAGCTGCTGACCTGTCCGTACTGCTCGCGGGGCTACAAGCGCTACGCCTCGCTGAAGGAGCACGTGAAGCTGCGCCACGAGAAGAGCGAGGACAACTACAGCTGCTCGCAGTGCTCCTACACCTTCAACCAGCGCGCACAGCTCGACAGACACATGAGCGCACACAAGAACGGCCGagaccag cgTCATGTGACTCAGTCTGGGGGCAACAGGAAGTTTAAGTGCACTGAATGTGGCAAAGCCTTCAAGTACAAGCACCACCTGAAGGAGCACTTGCGCATACacagtg gaGAGAAGCCGTACGAGTGCTCCAACTGCAAGAAGCGCTTTTCCCACTCGGGCTCCTACAGTTCCCACATCAGCAGCAAGAAGTGCATCGGCCTGCTGTCCGTCAACGGCCGGTCCCGCCCCCTCGTCCCTCCGGGTCCAGACTCGTCTCCCACCGCCGTGCCCCGAACCCTCCCCGCCCGCGAGAAGCCTGCCAAGCCCGCTGTGCCACGGGAGCCAATCTCCATCGCCCACATCAAAGCGGAGCCTCTGGAAAGCGAGCTGAAGCCCTCTGTGCCAACGGTGCCCGCCGGtgccaacaccaccaccaccaccaccacggcgGCCGCGCCGGTGCCCGCTCCGCTCCAGCTGTTGCTGCCCACCGTAGGCCTGGTATCGCCCGTGAGCATCAGCCTGGCGCAGCTGCAGAGCCTGCTGAAGGCGGATCCCGCGGGGCACGTGGTGGGCAGCGCCAACGCCACCGGGCCGCTCATCCAGACCATCAGCCTGCCGCTGCTCGACCAGGACGGCCACGCCAAGATCCTCATCAACTACAGCCTGGACCCGGGGCCCGGCGCGCAGACGCACGCCATGCTGCAGCTGAAGAAGGAGGCGGTCGCCGTGGCGACGGCGCCCCCGACGACGGCGCACAATAACCCCGCGCACGCGCCGGTCTGCAAGCCGGAGAGAGAGGCCGAGGACCTGAcgctgaggaagaggaagaagagccTGGAcgaggaagagcaggagaaagaggaggaggaagcgacGAAGGTCGCGGAGGCGGTCGTCAACGGCGAGGAGCGGTCACCGACGGCCGGCGCGACTCCGGTCGCCACGGCGACGACCCCAGGCGAGAAGAGCCTGCAGTCGGTGCTGAAGAAGGCGACCACTGGCGCTGGATGCAGAGCCCGGCCCGCGCGGGAGATCGGCCGATCGCGCAAGGGCG ATGAGGCCAAGCGGCGCACAGTACCCGCCAACACAAGCCCCTCAGGCGGCGACGCGGCCTCGCAGAGCTCCGATGTGGACATCTCGCCCCAGCTGACGCCGGACCCAACGCCCTCATGTTCGCGGTCACCGTCACCCTCGCCACAAGCGCCCGCGGTCAGCCAATCGCAGCCCAGCTCCTCCCCTCCGAGTCCCGGGGGACCCCTGAACCTGTCGGCCGACGGCCCCATCCCGTGCCGGGGCGGCCTGGCCGACGGAGAGGGGCCCCTCGACCTCTCGCTGCCAAAGGGCGTCTCCGCGGCAACGACCCCCAACCAAGCCAGCCCGCCGGCCATGCAAGACGAGCCGCTGAACCTCACCTGTGCCAAGAAAGATGCCACGTCGTCCCCCATCACCGCCGACTGTCCCTCAGTGCCCGCCGCCATGGCCGGTCCCATCAGCCTGGTGGCCACCCAGTTGCCCATGTCTACCCTGGTGGCCATCTCTGACCAGGGCGGCGCCAAGACCATCCTCATTCCCCAGCTGGCCTACACCTACGCCACGCCCACTGGTGACACGCTGCCCGACCAGGCCAATCACACACAAGTGCTGCATGTCAATGGCATCAAG GAGGAGAAGATGGACGTTGGTGTGGATGGTGTGTCGGAGGAGCAGAATGACTCGGACTCCGGTGCGCCCAGGCGAAAGATGCGTCGGACGGAGGGGGGTCAGTACGCCTGTGACCTGTGTGACAAGATCTTCCAGAAGAGTAGCTCCCTACTCCGCCACAAATATGaacacacag GCAAGCGTCCGCACGAGTGTGGCATCTGCAGCAAGGCGTTCAAACACAAGCACCACCTGATCGAGCACACGCGCCTGCACTCGGGCGGCCTACCAGTCTCGCGACCGTCGGCAAAGCGCTTCTCCCGCCAGCCTACTGCAGCATGGTCCCGCTTCTCCTACTGCCGCAAAAGGGCCGCGCGGGAGCAACGCCCGGACGCCGGGGCGTCGCCCGGCGCCCGCGCCAGCGAGGCGGGTCGGCCCCAGCAACCCGGTCACCGAGGCACCG CCTCAGCTCAGGAGCCCACACCCACTCCAGACGTGTCCGCCATGACAGTTGGGGAGGAGGACTATCCTGAGAGAAATCGAATCATGTCACGTTTCTCCGCCGCCGACCCCTCACACACGTGCACGTGGCGCCGCTGGAGTGAAGTGTCCGCCTGCCTGTCGGCCGAGCGCTTGTGTTTCTAG